The following are encoded in a window of Fretibacter rubidus genomic DNA:
- a CDS encoding tryptophan halogenase family protein — translation MTSEIPKKFRRYVVAGGGTAGWMAAATLAKIMGDQIEVTLVESDSIGTVGVGEATIPPLLSFNRMLGINEAEFMRETGATFKLGINFENWKDVGEDYFHSFGHTGKDHWTSGFQHFWLSGKARGVAESFEDYCLEVVAGLQGKFAQLPDNALNYAYHLDSGRYAKFLRKIAEDNGAVRKEGKIDHVMLDPNTGHIAALKLESGETVKADFFIDCTGFRSLLMGQALHVGYDDWSHYLPCDAAVAIQTKSVEPAKPYTRAIAHDAGWQWRIPLQHRTGNGLIYCSRYLDKDAAYERLLSNIEGETLTEPNFIRFQTGARRKQWEKNCVTLGLSAGFMEPLESTSIHLIQRAIMRFMRMLPAQVISDADVKEFNDQTFEDMDKIRDFLIMHYCVTERRDSDFWRYCASMDVPNSVRQKIDLFEKTGRVFRKNDELFAENSWIQCMMGQGIMPQSYHPIADKMRDEEIEYFLQKIKSDVDSTAAKLPSHADFIRQYCAAPDA, via the coding sequence ATGACATCAGAAATACCCAAGAAATTTCGGCGTTATGTTGTTGCAGGCGGCGGTACGGCAGGCTGGATGGCGGCGGCGACCCTGGCTAAAATTATGGGTGATCAAATTGAGGTGACGCTCGTTGAATCTGACAGTATCGGTACAGTTGGCGTCGGCGAAGCGACGATCCCGCCATTGCTGTCATTCAACCGTATGTTGGGCATTAACGAAGCGGAGTTCATGCGAGAGACAGGTGCCACATTTAAGTTGGGTATTAATTTTGAAAATTGGAAAGATGTCGGTGAGGACTATTTTCATTCCTTTGGCCATACAGGTAAAGACCATTGGACCAGCGGGTTCCAGCATTTTTGGCTATCGGGCAAAGCGCGCGGCGTGGCCGAAAGCTTTGAAGATTATTGCCTAGAGGTCGTTGCGGGCCTCCAGGGAAAATTTGCCCAGCTTCCTGATAATGCCCTTAATTATGCTTATCATTTGGACTCCGGCCGTTACGCAAAGTTTTTGCGAAAAATTGCCGAAGACAATGGCGCTGTGCGTAAAGAGGGCAAGATTGATCATGTCATGCTTGACCCGAACACTGGGCATATTGCAGCCTTAAAACTAGAGTCGGGAGAGACGGTCAAAGCCGATTTTTTCATCGATTGCACAGGGTTCCGGTCCCTTTTGATGGGGCAGGCCTTGCATGTTGGATATGATGATTGGTCTCATTATCTTCCCTGTGATGCGGCGGTGGCTATCCAAACAAAATCTGTGGAGCCAGCGAAACCTTATACCCGCGCAATCGCGCATGACGCAGGGTGGCAGTGGCGTATTCCCCTACAACACCGCACTGGTAATGGGCTGATTTATTGTAGCCGATATCTAGACAAAGATGCCGCTTATGAACGGCTGCTCTCTAATATCGAGGGCGAGACGTTGACAGAGCCAAACTTTATTCGTTTTCAGACGGGCGCGCGGCGTAAGCAGTGGGAGAAAAACTGCGTTACGTTAGGCCTATCGGCTGGGTTCATGGAACCTTTGGAATCGACCTCAATACATCTCATACAGAGGGCGATTATGCGGTTCATGCGAATGCTGCCCGCCCAAGTCATATCAGATGCAGATGTCAAAGAATTCAATGATCAAACTTTTGAGGATATGGATAAAATTAGAGATTTTTTGATTATGCACTATTGCGTCACGGAACGGCGAGATAGTGATTTTTGGCGTTATTGCGCCAGCATGGATGTGCCAAATAGTGTCCGCCAAAAAATCGATTTATTTGAAAAAACCGGCCGCGTTTTTCGTAAGAACGATGAATTATTTGCAGAAAACTCTTGGATTCAATGTATGATGGGGCAGGGCATCATGCCGCAATCCTATCACCCGATTGCCGATAAGATGCGCGATGAGGAAATTGAATATTTTTTGCAAAAAATAAAAAGCGATGTAGATTCGACGGCCGCGAAACTGCCATCCCATGCTGATTTCATCCGGCAATATTGCGCAGCGCCAGATGCGTAA
- a CDS encoding SLC5 family protein yields the protein MTIIDGIILLGFIAVFLAIGLLGENKTETTEDYFLAGRKLKWYQIGFSLFATNFSASGLIGITGAAYVIGIAIYNYEWVGIMAIVFFALVMVGVVRGSRVYTIAQYLTERYDERVKTLYSVFIILLLVFIDMAGSLYAGGLLLHQFIPELSTHAVIMIIMLMAGLYSVVGGMTAISRTDMYQSLILILGAFLIAYFSLSAVGGWSAFLETAPEGSLNLIRGLDDRAVPWTGLLTGIPIIGAYYWLVNQNMVQWVLSAQDQTEARRGLFMAGFLKTLALFVIVLPGIAAITLIPGLTEADRIYPAMLVELLPVGVLGLVLAGFVSALMSNTDSTLHAASTLVTMDFIKGHRPDISPRQLVWVGRVTTFIIIGVSAIWAPMIGNFGTLFEYVQGLLSYAVAPFVVVYLGGMFWPRATSGGAIAALAAGLVTAALIGLLGDVVGLFYIHYLHVPLPVAVVSAGTLFAVSLHGDIPAVDPRLLWSSTRSLDATKVNMARDRWIAALLVLITLGTVFVFK from the coding sequence TTGACTATAATTGACGGCATAATTTTACTGGGCTTTATTGCTGTGTTTTTGGCAATTGGTCTTTTGGGTGAAAACAAGACAGAAACGACTGAAGATTACTTTTTGGCGGGCCGAAAACTGAAATGGTATCAGATTGGGTTTTCACTTTTTGCGACTAATTTCTCTGCATCGGGCCTTATTGGTATCACTGGCGCGGCCTATGTCATCGGTATTGCGATTTACAATTATGAGTGGGTCGGCATTATGGCGATTGTGTTCTTTGCACTTGTCATGGTGGGTGTCGTGCGGGGTAGCCGCGTTTATACTATCGCGCAATATCTGACAGAGCGTTATGACGAACGCGTTAAAACGCTCTATTCTGTATTTATCATTCTCTTACTCGTCTTTATTGATATGGCAGGTTCGCTTTATGCAGGGGGGCTGCTGCTCCATCAATTCATACCGGAACTTTCGACCCATGCTGTGATCATGATTATCATGTTAATGGCGGGGCTTTATTCTGTTGTGGGCGGCATGACGGCTATATCCCGCACGGATATGTATCAATCGCTAATTCTTATTCTTGGGGCGTTCTTAATCGCTTATTTCTCTCTCTCGGCCGTGGGAGGATGGTCAGCCTTCTTAGAAACCGCGCCTGAGGGCAGTTTGAACCTCATCCGAGGGCTCGATGATCGGGCTGTGCCGTGGACGGGATTGCTCACGGGAATTCCAATTATTGGTGCCTATTACTGGCTGGTTAATCAAAATATGGTGCAATGGGTGCTAAGCGCGCAGGACCAAACAGAGGCACGGCGCGGACTATTTATGGCAGGGTTTCTGAAAACACTTGCCCTGTTCGTTATCGTGCTGCCCGGGATTGCGGCCATAACACTAATACCGGGATTAACAGAAGCGGATCGTATCTATCCCGCTATGCTGGTCGAATTATTACCTGTAGGGGTGCTGGGACTGGTATTGGCTGGCTTTGTCTCTGCCTTAATGTCTAATACAGATTCGACATTGCACGCGGCCTCAACCTTGGTAACGATGGATTTTATAAAAGGACATCGACCCGATATCTCGCCCCGTCAATTGGTCTGGGTTGGTAGGGTTACAACGTTCATTATCATCGGTGTTAGCGCCATTTGGGCCCCAATGATTGGTAACTTTGGGACATTATTTGAATATGTACAGGGACTATTGTCTTATGCAGTCGCCCCCTTTGTCGTGGTCTATCTTGGCGGCATGTTTTGGCCACGTGCGACCTCAGGCGGCGCAATTGCAGCGCTGGCTGCTGGGTTAGTGACGGCGGCGTTGATCGGTTTACTTGGTGATGTCGTGGGATTATTCTACATCCATTATTTACACGTCCCATTGCCTGTTGCAGTTGTCAGCGCGGGCACGCTTTTTGCCGTGAGTTTGCACGGCGATATACCCGCGGTGGATCCGAGGTTACTATGGTCCTCGACGCGGTCTTTGGACGCAACAAAGGTAAATATGGCACGGGATCGATGGATCGCTGCACTCTTGGTTCTCATTACACTGGGAACAGTGTTTGTATTTAAGTAA
- a CDS encoding IS3 family transposase — translation MTAPKLRQAVIYCRQKLNTSERRTCNVIGMTRSSFRYQSASKDDDEELRLALIKLAKRYGRYGYRKIAALLRMEGWPVNHKKVERIWREESLQLPKRHKKRRRLYHKDSSVIRLRPLHQNHIWSVDFVHDKLSSGRPYKMLTVLDEYTRQALCVEVKPKMGSADVLEALYRLLLKHGKPEYIRSDNGSEFIAAALQLWLRKVGIKPIQIYPGSPSENGYNERFNGTLRYEVLNAEWFTSIRQAQTVINMWLKEYNHIRPHQSLNMRPPVPETLNQTGT, via the coding sequence CTGACGGCTCCAAAGCTACGTCAGGCCGTTATCTACTGCCGCCAAAAGCTGAACACATCTGAACGCCGGACTTGCAATGTGATCGGTATGACGCGGAGCAGCTTCCGCTATCAGTCAGCTTCTAAGGATGATGATGAAGAGCTGCGGCTCGCTTTAATTAAACTGGCTAAGCGATATGGACGTTATGGCTATCGGAAGATCGCCGCCCTCCTGCGCATGGAAGGCTGGCCGGTCAATCATAAGAAGGTTGAACGTATATGGCGCGAGGAAAGCCTACAGCTCCCCAAGCGCCATAAGAAACGAAGACGTCTTTATCACAAGGATAGCTCTGTCATACGACTGCGCCCCTTGCATCAGAACCACATATGGAGTGTCGATTTTGTTCACGACAAGCTGAGTTCTGGACGGCCTTACAAGATGCTGACGGTATTGGATGAGTATACCCGTCAAGCCTTGTGTGTTGAGGTGAAGCCCAAGATGGGCTCGGCGGATGTGTTGGAAGCCCTGTACAGGCTTCTGCTAAAACATGGGAAGCCGGAGTATATCCGATCCGACAATGGGTCCGAGTTCATTGCAGCCGCTCTCCAACTCTGGCTACGCAAAGTCGGTATCAAGCCGATACAGATCTATCCCGGCTCACCCTCGGAGAACGGCTACAATGAACGCTTCAATGGCACTTTGCGCTACGAGGTTCTCAACGCCGAATGGTTCACCAGTATCAGGCAAGCCCAGACAGTGATCAATATGTGGCTCAAGGAGTACAATCATATCAGGCCGCACCAGTCCCTGAATATGCGCCCGCCGGTGCCAGAGACTCTAAATCAAACTGGTACATGA
- a CDS encoding transposase, giving the protein MARKRFSDEDVIRLLRQIEVETASGASVAEACRSAGVSDATYYGWRKKFGGMGPSKVRRMKELEKENQRLRKAVSALTLDKLILKESLDYLKPKA; this is encoded by the coding sequence ATGGCGAGGAAACGGTTTTCGGATGAGGATGTTATTCGGCTTTTGCGGCAGATTGAGGTTGAGACGGCGTCTGGTGCTAGCGTAGCGGAAGCTTGTCGATCAGCCGGTGTGAGCGATGCGACCTATTATGGTTGGCGGAAGAAGTTTGGCGGCATGGGCCCGTCCAAAGTCCGGCGTATGAAAGAGCTGGAGAAGGAGAACCAACGTCTTCGTAAAGCGGTATCTGCTCTCACACTCGACAAGCTTATCCTGAAGGAGAGCCTTGATTATTTAAAGCCCAAGGCCTGA
- a CDS encoding DUF3363 domain-containing protein, translating to MTHEDDFRLRAKARESSSRGSEVSIPASYKGFFQEARIGLVRGKAVSGRRTLTKPATPRTGRFNARGRGRAALERGIGPKQGWRVHRATGDRYRARRAIVKVRVVKLRNAKSSVSRGHLAYLQREGAGVERAEGLDGSAEQTPTRGQLYGPEDGVVVDGRDFVARSQESFDGRGDPHQFRIMISPEDGAELARVNCDGTPNLKETTRALMTQMEEDLGTRLDWVAVDHFDTAHPHTHIIARGVTHDGKGLNIAGEYISRGIRGRLEEELTRELGWKSELEIQQEMKREVGAMRVTTADRHIADGLDRNTNIIDLRAGSTASKFGRHSSMNRHILIGRMNHLEKMGLAQPTDQGCWQLEKDAFKTLGQIEQREQLNKEIHAAVERANVKRPIRLNDGRTDYDGNLSNRRFIGRVIAKTLGRDEGMNPDAKGGGKVRFIIDGTDGYVSTVETGMDTRAGEAAKVGSIIEVSPPSLRTVDQNLQALATGKDYHGKPRNGLVGNYAIATSGPEDWVDGSGSRSAAHMRVHRLRLATLVDAGVVQVVSKDKDGDPNDWRVPEDFEERAIALDLRQGRASGVKLLSRQDLDAQLASPGATWLDRAQVSWGRGGLGGISVKSSAFAKELHTAFQQRRTWLVEQGYAELRQDAQKTSIIYKRGYLKALETEGFNAAAEKLEGMTGKAHVAAQSGRLIEGTVSQKYELPHGPHAMIETQRAFYLVPWESTHTQKWGKRIKGRVLSGGGIDWETGRSRGIGR from the coding sequence ATGACGCATGAAGATGATTTCCGCTTAAGAGCCAAAGCCCGCGAATCCAGCAGCCGAGGTTCAGAGGTCAGTATCCCCGCCAGCTATAAGGGGTTTTTCCAAGAGGCCCGCATTGGGCTTGTGAGAGGCAAAGCTGTCTCAGGACGGCGCACACTGACGAAACCCGCAACACCGCGCACAGGACGGTTTAACGCGAGAGGTCGAGGCCGTGCCGCCTTGGAGCGCGGCATTGGGCCGAAGCAAGGCTGGCGCGTTCACCGCGCCACAGGAGATCGCTACCGTGCCAGACGCGCGATTGTGAAGGTGCGTGTTGTGAAGCTACGCAATGCCAAGTCTTCTGTCTCTCGCGGGCACTTGGCTTACCTCCAGCGCGAAGGCGCAGGTGTGGAGCGCGCCGAGGGATTAGATGGCTCGGCGGAACAGACGCCGACGCGAGGCCAGCTCTACGGCCCAGAGGACGGCGTTGTGGTTGACGGACGGGATTTTGTCGCCCGCTCGCAAGAGAGCTTTGACGGACGCGGCGACCCGCACCAGTTTCGGATTATGATCTCGCCAGAAGACGGTGCGGAGCTGGCCCGCGTGAACTGCGACGGAACACCCAACCTGAAAGAGACAACACGAGCGTTGATGACGCAGATGGAAGAGGACTTAGGCACGCGGCTAGATTGGGTGGCGGTTGACCACTTCGACACGGCCCATCCGCACACGCATATCATTGCACGGGGCGTCACCCATGATGGCAAAGGATTGAACATAGCAGGCGAATATATATCGCGCGGCATAAGAGGACGGCTGGAGGAAGAACTCACCCGCGAACTAGGCTGGAAGTCCGAGCTTGAAATCCAGCAAGAGATGAAGCGCGAAGTCGGCGCTATGCGGGTGACCACAGCGGATAGGCATATTGCGGATGGGTTAGACAGGAACACGAACATCATCGACCTACGCGCAGGCTCCACCGCCAGCAAATTTGGCAGGCACTCATCTATGAACCGCCACATCCTAATCGGGCGGATGAACCATCTTGAGAAAATGGGCTTGGCACAGCCAACAGATCAGGGATGCTGGCAGTTAGAGAAAGACGCCTTCAAGACCCTTGGGCAGATTGAACAGCGAGAGCAGCTTAACAAAGAAATCCATGCGGCTGTGGAACGAGCCAACGTTAAGCGCCCTATCCGTTTGAATGATGGCCGCACAGACTATGATGGGAATTTATCCAATCGCCGTTTCATTGGACGCGTGATTGCAAAGACGCTTGGACGTGATGAAGGCATGAACCCAGACGCAAAAGGCGGCGGAAAAGTACGGTTCATAATCGATGGCACTGACGGCTATGTCAGCACAGTTGAGACAGGCATGGACACGCGAGCGGGCGAAGCGGCTAAGGTCGGCTCTATCATTGAGGTCTCCCCGCCTAGCTTGCGGACAGTTGACCAAAACCTACAGGCCCTCGCGACGGGCAAGGATTATCACGGCAAGCCTCGCAACGGACTTGTTGGAAATTATGCGATAGCGACGAGCGGCCCAGAGGATTGGGTAGACGGGAGCGGCAGCAGAAGTGCGGCACATATGCGGGTGCACAGATTGCGGCTTGCAACGCTAGTTGATGCGGGTGTGGTGCAAGTCGTCAGCAAAGACAAAGACGGCGACCCCAATGATTGGCGCGTACCAGAGGACTTTGAAGAGCGGGCTATCGCACTCGACTTGAGACAAGGCCGCGCGTCAGGCGTGAAGCTGCTTTCGCGCCAAGACTTGGATGCACAGCTCGCAAGTCCCGGTGCGACGTGGCTTGACCGCGCACAGGTGAGTTGGGGCAGAGGTGGACTAGGAGGAATAAGCGTAAAATCTAGCGCCTTCGCAAAAGAGCTGCACACGGCTTTCCAGCAGCGCCGTACATGGCTTGTTGAGCAGGGCTATGCAGAGCTACGCCAAGACGCTCAGAAAACCTCCATCATCTACAAGCGCGGCTATTTAAAAGCACTAGAGACGGAAGGGTTTAACGCCGCCGCCGAAAAGCTGGAAGGCATGACAGGCAAAGCTCACGTTGCGGCGCAGTCAGGGCGGTTGATTGAAGGCACAGTCTCGCAGAAATATGAACTCCCCCACGGCCCCCACGCAATGATTGAGACGCAGCGAGCATTTTACCTCGTGCCTTGGGAAAGCACTCACACGCAGAAGTGGGGCAAGCGTATCAAAGGCCGCGTGCTTAGCGGCGGTGGTATTGATTGGGAAACAGGGCGCAGTCGGGGTATTGGGAGATAA
- a CDS encoding class II aldolase/adducin family protein: MQATQTDNASIPFSNFEIPDPLSIPTLRSVVSQEEWALRCDLAATYRLCSLFGWDDHIFTHISARMPDTDGKKRFLLNPYGVGFEEMTASSLIVVDEDGAVIGDTPYFSNPAGFVIHSAIHMARGDAHCVLHLHSPHGTAVSAQPDGLLPITQFAMVVHDDVAYHDYEGIATDLDEREVLVRDIGNHGCLMLRNHGTLTVGENCAVAFLRMYFLEQACKTQILAQAGTKPPLMCTPDLSSKVGEQGAAAFMPGMGDNLAWPAFLRRLKRQNPGWDV, from the coding sequence ATGCAAGCTACTCAAACGGACAATGCATCCATCCCATTCTCAAACTTTGAAATTCCTGACCCTCTCTCTATTCCAACCCTTCGAAGTGTTGTCTCGCAAGAAGAGTGGGCCCTCCGTTGTGACCTTGCGGCCACTTATCGTTTGTGCTCGCTCTTTGGATGGGACGATCATATCTTCACGCATATTTCCGCTAGGATGCCAGATACGGACGGGAAGAAACGTTTCTTGTTGAACCCCTACGGTGTGGGCTTTGAGGAGATGACCGCCAGTAGCTTAATCGTCGTTGATGAAGACGGCGCAGTTATTGGTGACACGCCTTATTTTTCCAATCCAGCAGGCTTTGTTATTCATTCTGCAATCCACATGGCGCGTGGGGATGCCCATTGCGTATTACACTTACATTCACCGCACGGAACAGCTGTATCAGCGCAGCCTGATGGATTGTTGCCGATCACTCAGTTTGCAATGGTCGTTCATGATGATGTTGCCTATCATGACTACGAAGGAATTGCGACTGACCTGGACGAAAGAGAAGTTTTAGTTCGAGACATTGGAAATCACGGTTGTCTCATGCTCAGAAACCACGGAACCCTCACCGTTGGTGAAAATTGTGCTGTCGCTTTTCTGCGAATGTACTTTTTAGAGCAAGCCTGTAAAACTCAAATTCTTGCTCAAGCAGGAACAAAGCCGCCTCTCATGTGTACCCCCGACCTCTCATCCAAAGTCGGCGAGCAAGGTGCGGCCGCATTTATGCCTGGCATGGGTGACAACCTCGCATGGCCCGCTTTTTTACGGCGATTAAAACGACAAAACCCAGGATGGGATGTTTAA
- a CDS encoding spinster family MFS transporter has translation MSKAESQGEAVTLKTPNGHWWILFVLTLVYGLNVVDRYLLGILLPEIKAEMVLPDWSLGLLTGFAFALFYATLGLPIARLADKRPRKNIIAACLGLFSFATAACGLATNLIGLFFARAAVGIGEAGTGPASYSIISDLFSKTKRSTAMAIYAVGGNLGILIGFALGGYLAAQYSWRIAFFAIGLPGLLVAVLAFLTIKEPARGMSDGLKNSAHQDDNYIDTLKFLFAQRSYVWIVVGTILVQFLGTAVINWLPSMLDRTHGLPLDEVGLKLGLAIAIVGSVGTLLLGGLLADWLSRRDMRWSLWILVIGELLLIPGYALVLLAPTGDLAIAAFIFPALLATFFIGPVLSLSQTLAPPHMRATSGAVLMFLISLIGAGFGPVAIGLLSDLLRPAYGEDSLRAALWLAPCAAVLAAAAYALATRTLVSDISRAENFGLDS, from the coding sequence TTGAGCAAAGCCGAAAGCCAGGGAGAAGCAGTGACCCTCAAGACCCCGAATGGGCATTGGTGGATCTTGTTTGTTTTAACCTTAGTTTATGGTCTAAACGTTGTTGATCGTTATCTTCTAGGCATATTGCTACCAGAAATTAAAGCCGAGATGGTGTTGCCCGATTGGTCACTTGGACTATTGACCGGCTTTGCCTTTGCTCTTTTTTACGCAACACTTGGCTTGCCCATTGCCCGTTTGGCGGACAAAAGACCGAGAAAAAATATAATCGCAGCGTGTCTTGGCCTGTTCAGCTTTGCAACGGCCGCTTGCGGTCTGGCAACAAATTTAATTGGGCTGTTCTTTGCACGTGCAGCAGTAGGCATTGGCGAGGCCGGAACAGGGCCCGCATCTTACTCAATCATTTCTGACCTGTTTTCCAAAACCAAACGCTCTACAGCTATGGCCATTTATGCCGTCGGCGGAAATCTCGGAATTTTAATTGGCTTTGCATTGGGAGGTTACCTTGCCGCCCAATATAGCTGGCGGATTGCATTCTTCGCCATAGGGCTGCCGGGCTTATTGGTAGCGGTATTAGCTTTTTTAACGATAAAAGAACCCGCGAGAGGCATGTCGGATGGGTTGAAGAACAGCGCACATCAGGACGATAATTATATCGACACTTTAAAATTTTTGTTTGCTCAACGGTCTTATGTCTGGATTGTGGTTGGCACAATCCTTGTCCAGTTTCTGGGAACAGCCGTTATAAATTGGCTCCCCTCCATGCTGGACCGCACACACGGGCTTCCTCTTGACGAAGTTGGTCTCAAGCTTGGATTAGCCATTGCAATAGTTGGGTCCGTCGGGACTCTTCTTCTAGGAGGTCTGCTAGCGGATTGGCTTTCACGACGAGATATGCGCTGGTCGCTCTGGATCCTTGTTATTGGCGAGTTATTACTAATCCCAGGGTATGCATTGGTGCTATTGGCTCCAACAGGTGATCTCGCGATTGCAGCCTTTATCTTCCCTGCCCTTTTGGCAACGTTCTTTATTGGCCCAGTTCTCTCACTATCCCAAACCTTGGCCCCACCACATATGAGAGCGACATCAGGCGCTGTGCTAATGTTTTTGATTAGCTTAATCGGCGCCGGCTTCGGTCCTGTTGCCATCGGCCTCTTGAGCGACTTGCTCCGCCCAGCTTATGGTGAAGATAGTTTGCGCGCAGCCTTGTGGCTAGCACCATGTGCAGCTGTACTTGCGGCAGCTGCTTATGCATTGGCAACCCGCACTTTAGTTTCGGATATATCCCGCGCCGAAAATTTCGGCTTAGACTCATAG
- a CDS encoding FAD-dependent oxidoreductase, whose protein sequence is MTYAAKSKALENPVIVVGGGLMGVSTLHALTESGIEAVLLEARSGVAEETSFANGGMQTPSMPDPWNGPGVGKHLLQSLFDPKSPMKLRWKAIPGLTPWGLKFLRNSSPTRHQATTMANYTLAAYSTELTEQARVDYDLKYAAANKGTLKIFESDEAMASPLRLARMLEGKGLEFKKLTTEETLDVEPQLYAIRDRLTGALQFPNDKTGDAHQFSKTLAVSAQEKGGKIKTETTVTKILVENGKVSGVEVLTGEVIRGKAVIVATGVLPSRLLAPLGLKIDIAPAKGYSFTVDATVLGNDCPHVPVIDDAMHAAVVPLGKRLRFVGTAEFAGRNTTIDKVRVENLQALFMRVYPHLAEKIDLSTGTAWTGLRPMSADGRPTIGPTPVAGLWMNIGHGHLGWTNAMGAAKLLVDQFKDETPDIDPAPFLYDR, encoded by the coding sequence ATGACCTACGCAGCCAAAAGTAAAGCCTTAGAAAACCCTGTAATCGTCGTAGGTGGGGGGCTGATGGGTGTGTCGACGCTACACGCCTTGACAGAGAGTGGGATAGAGGCCGTTTTGTTGGAAGCCCGCAGCGGTGTTGCTGAAGAAACAAGTTTTGCTAACGGTGGCATGCAGACACCGTCGATGCCTGACCCGTGGAATGGCCCAGGTGTTGGAAAGCACTTACTTCAATCATTGTTCGATCCAAAATCACCCATGAAACTACGTTGGAAAGCCATACCTGGTCTGACGCCGTGGGGATTAAAGTTCTTACGAAATTCATCGCCAACACGTCACCAAGCAACAACAATGGCTAACTATACTTTGGCCGCTTATTCTACCGAACTGACAGAGCAGGCGCGAGTGGATTATGACCTTAAATATGCCGCAGCTAATAAAGGGACGCTCAAGATTTTTGAATCTGATGAGGCTATGGCGAGTCCTTTGCGACTTGCGCGTATGTTGGAAGGTAAGGGCCTCGAATTCAAGAAATTGACTACTGAAGAGACATTAGATGTGGAGCCACAGCTATATGCGATCCGTGACCGTTTGACGGGCGCACTGCAATTTCCAAATGACAAAACGGGCGATGCTCACCAGTTCAGTAAAACTCTTGCGGTATCAGCGCAAGAAAAAGGTGGGAAAATTAAGACAGAGACAACAGTTACAAAAATTCTAGTTGAGAACGGAAAAGTCAGTGGCGTCGAAGTTTTAACAGGCGAGGTGATTAGAGGTAAAGCCGTTATTGTTGCCACCGGTGTTTTACCGTCTCGGCTGTTAGCGCCTTTAGGACTTAAAATCGATATTGCACCTGCGAAGGGATATTCATTCACGGTGGACGCGACTGTCCTCGGTAATGATTGTCCGCATGTTCCTGTTATCGATGATGCGATGCATGCCGCAGTCGTGCCCTTAGGTAAACGTTTGCGATTTGTCGGGACCGCCGAATTTGCAGGTCGTAACACCACAATTGACAAGGTTCGCGTTGAAAACCTTCAAGCTTTATTTATGCGTGTATACCCTCATCTGGCAGAGAAAATAGACTTATCAACCGGCACGGCTTGGACGGGGCTGCGCCCTATGAGTGCGGATGGGCGGCCAACGATAGGGCCAACGCCCGTTGCGGGTCTCTGGATGAATATCGGGCATGGGCATTTAGGCTGGACGAATGCTATGGGGGCAGCAAAACTCTTGGTTGATCAGTTTAAGGATGAAACCCCTGATATTGACCCGGCACCGTTTCTCTATGATCGCTAG
- a CDS encoding TetR/AcrR family transcriptional regulator, with protein MAKQKNRSGRPTKEDARDVKNDILNAAVDLFSQNGFQRVAIKDVTDKAGGSVGLVRHYFGTKDDLISATNDHVMRQLQALFKAMYENLDFENGEDLINRIQERTVNLLMPNVGLLFYFRRLIAELPDAATKTFSAYHQLLQGHFERLDELGFLAPDANKKWLAFELMFIQLGPVLFSEQIEAITGKAAHDPQSVNERGKETIRLMKAAIKH; from the coding sequence ATGGCAAAGCAAAAAAATCGATCAGGACGTCCAACGAAAGAGGATGCACGCGATGTAAAAAATGATATTTTGAATGCTGCGGTAGATCTTTTTTCCCAAAACGGCTTTCAAAGAGTGGCTATCAAAGACGTCACCGATAAAGCGGGAGGATCGGTGGGTTTGGTCCGGCATTACTTTGGCACTAAGGACGATTTGATCTCCGCGACCAATGATCATGTCATGAGGCAGCTACAAGCCCTTTTTAAAGCCATGTACGAAAACCTGGATTTTGAAAATGGCGAAGATCTCATCAATCGTATTCAGGAACGTACCGTCAATCTTCTCATGCCGAATGTCGGTTTACTGTTTTATTTTCGCCGATTGATTGCAGAACTGCCTGATGCTGCCACAAAGACTTTTTCGGCATATCACCAACTCTTGCAAGGGCACTTTGAGAGGCTGGATGAGTTAGGCTTTTTAGCTCCGGACGCGAACAAAAAATGGCTCGCTTTTGAGCTCATGTTTATTCAGCTTGGACCGGTTTTGTTTTCTGAACAAATAGAAGCGATTACGGGCAAGGCAGCCCATGATCCACAAAGCGTTAATGAGCGTGGTAAGGAAACTATCCGCTTAATGAAAGCGGCCATCAAACACTAG